A region of Sesamum indicum cultivar Zhongzhi No. 13 linkage group LG7, S_indicum_v1.0, whole genome shotgun sequence DNA encodes the following proteins:
- the LOC105166274 gene encoding uncharacterized protein LOC105166274 yields MHAKTDSEVTSLAPSSPDHNRRPVYYVQSPSRDSHDGEKTTMSFHSTPVMGSPMGSPPHSHSSVGRHSRESSTSRFSGSLKPGSRKISPNDVGSGGRGHGKGGQKNRKECDVIEEEGLLEDEESSKGLPRRCYFLAFVVGFFVLFSLFALILWGASKPQKPEITMRSIKIERFVVQAGSDDTGVSTDMISMNSTVKFTFRNTGTFFGVHVSSSPLDLSYSQLTIGSGDMKKFYKGRRGVKDVTVTVIGDKIPLYGSGASLSTPTGITTLPVPLKLDFTLRSRAYVLGKLVKPRFHNKIECSIVFDAKKLNVPISLKKSCTYKS; encoded by the exons ATGCACGCCAAGACGGATTCAGAGGTGACCAGCTTGGCTCCGTCGTCGCCGGACCACAACCGGCGCCCGGTGTACTACGTGCAGAGTCCGTCGCGCGACTCGCACGACGGGGAGAAGACTACGATGTCGTTCCACTCGACCCCGGTGATGGGCAGCCCAATGGGCTCGCCGCCGCACTCACACTCATCCGTGGGCCGCCACTCCAGGGAATCGTCCACCAGCCGCTTTTCGGGCTCGCTGAAGCCGGGATCGAGGAAGATTTCCCCTAACGACGTCGGATCAGGCGGGAGGGGTCACGGGAAGGGCGGGCAGAAGAATCGGAAGGAGTGCGATGTGATAGAAGAGGAAGGGCTACTTGAAGATGAGGAGTCGAGCAAAGGGCTGCCCCGCCGCTGCTATTTTCTGGCTTTTGTTGTGGGCTTCTTTGTGCTTTTCTCGTTgtttgctttgattttgtgGGGCGCCAGTAAACCTCAGAAGCCCGAGATCACTATGAGG AGTATTAAAATTGAGAGGTTTGTGGTTCAAGCTGGTTCGGATGATACTGGAGTTTCAACAGATATGATCTCCATGAACTCCACCGTGAAGTTTACTTTCAGAAATACTGGTACATTTTTCGGGGTTCATGTTTCATCCTCTCCTCTGGATCTCTCCTACTCGCAGCTCACCATTGGCTCCGGAGAC ATGAAGAAATTCTATAAAGGAAGAAGGGGTGTGAAAGATGTTACTGTAACAGTGATTGGCGACAAGATTCCGTTGTATGGAAGTGGAGCTAGTTTGAGCACCCCAACAGGGATTACAACCTTGCCGGTGCCACTAAAGTTGGACTTCACACTTCGATCAAGAGCTTATGTTTTGGGTAAATTGGTGAAGCCTAGATTCCACAACAAGATTGAGTGCTCGATTGTCTTTGATGCCAAGAAACTGAATGTCCCGATCTCCCTAAAGAAATCATGCACATACAAGTCATGA
- the LOC105166272 gene encoding probable BOI-related E3 ubiquitin-protein ligase 3, giving the protein MASYPQNHFQQFLQHPSSQPQQSKPFFRDFSNNNMEGQISQQVNYFNTPNLLDHHPPYIPPFQVAGLAPGPVQEENGLDLHWNFGLEPKKKRPREQVFLEKTNNNNNNDNKSQISSADLLQARSVSTGLGLSLENSRLASSGDSALLGLVGDDLDRELQRQDAEIYRYIKLQGDHLRQAIAEKFQANQLQIISHVEDKVLQKLREKEAELDAINKKNMELELRMEQLALEANAWQQQAKYNENMINTLKLNLQQIYAQSRDSKEGCGDSEVDDTASCSDGRPVNFHLLCKDSNYMKELMICKVCRVNEASMLLLPCKHLCLCKDCESKLSLCPLCQSSKYIGMEVYM; this is encoded by the exons ATGGCTTCGTACCCTCAAAATCACTTTCAGCAATTTCTTCAGCATCCATCCTCACAGCCGCAGCAATCCAAACCCTTCTTCAG gGATTTTAGCAACAACAACATGGAGGGGCAGATTTCTCAGCAAGTGAACTATTTCAACACCCCCAATCTCCTTGATCATCACCCCCCTTACATCCCTCCTT TTCAAGTGGCTGGTTTGGCACCCGGCCCGGTTCAAGAAGAAAACGGGCTGGATTTACACTGGAATTTCGGGCTGGAGCCCAAGAAAAAGAGGCCGAGAGAGCAAGTTTTTCTGGAGAAAACtaacaataataacaataatgatAACAAGTCCCAGATATCCTCTGCGGATTTGTTGCAGGCCCGATCAGTGTCAACCGGGCTCGGGCTTTCGTTGGAAAATTCGCGACTGGCTTCTTCAGGTGACTCGGCTTTGCTGGGGCTTGTGGGCGATGATCTTGATCGTGAGTTGCAAAGACAGGACGCGGAGatttatagatatattaaACTTCAG GGGGATCATCTGAGGCAAGCTATTGCGGAAAAGTTTCAAGCAAATCAACTCCAGATAATTTCACATGTTGAAGACAAGGTGCTTCAGAAACTTCGTGAGAAAGAAGCAGAGTTGGATGCTATCAACAAGAAGAATATGGAGCTTGAGTTGCGAATGGAACAGCTTGCTTTGGAGGCCAATGCTTGGCAACAACAAGCCAAATACAATGAGAACATGATCAACACTCTCAAGCTTAACCTACAGCAGATTTATGCACAAAGTAGAGATAGCAAAGAAGGGTGTGGAGATAGTGAGGTTGATGATACAGCCTCCTGCAGTGATGGTCGCCCTGTCAACTTCCACCTGCTTTGCAAGGATAGTAATTACATGAAGGAGTTGATGATCTGTAAGGTTTGTAGAGTGAATGAAGCATCCATGCTTTTGTTACCTTGTAAGCATCTGTGCCTGTGTAAAGATTGTGAAAGTAAATTGAGTCTTTGTCCGTTGTGTCAGTCCTCTAAGTATATTGGCATGGAGGTTTATATGTAA
- the LOC105166321 gene encoding uncharacterized protein LOC105166321, whose product MTRWSTPKGLQTSKAYEYFRPKLARQPWKAAIWKAFIPPKYSFILWLGLRGRLATRDRLGFLQEEDLCSLCINTKESAKHLFFECPFSNFVWSRIRHWLGINRTMSTLQSAVKWLKKEKTGSSVQNKARHLALACTVYTLWRQRNEVIFEGSTACPERLINLVKVTLYRVLWTLFPHGFDRS is encoded by the coding sequence ATGACGAGATGGTCCACCCCGAAGGGTCTCCAAACGTCGAAAGCTTATGAGTACTTCAGGCCGAAACTTGCGAGGCAGCCTTGGAAAGCAGCtatttggaaggcttttatcCCGCCTAAGTACTCATTTATCTTGTGGCTTGGCTTGCGCGGTAGACTAGCTACGAGGGACAGACTTGGATTCCTCCAAGAGGAGGATTTGTGCTCGCTATGCATCAACACCAAGGAATCGGCCAAGCACCTTTTCTTTGAGTGTCCGTTCAGCAACTTCGTTTGGTCCCGCATCCGACACTGGCTTGGCATTAACCGGACTATGTCAACCCTTCAAAGTGCGGTCAAGTGGCTCAAGAAGGAGAAGACAGGTTCTTCCGTGCAGAACAAAGCGCGACACCTCGCTTTGGCATGCACGGTGTACACACTTTGGAGGCAGCGCAATGAAGTCATTTTCGAGGGGTCAACGGCCTGTCCCGAGAGgcttataaatttagtcaagGTTACATTGTATAGGGTCCTTTGGACACTCTTCCCACACGGTTTTGATCGTTCTTAA